In a genomic window of Trichoderma atroviride chromosome 4, complete sequence:
- a CDS encoding uncharacterized protein (EggNog:ENOG41~TransMembrane:9 (o23-45i71-90o96-117i124-145o165-185i192-218o230-254i266-285o291-309i)), producing the protein MDDDFLFPRGIVPGGEGSVRPGYYKAIGIGLAIGSGLFIGTSFVLKKVGLLKANTKYNEAAGEGYSYLKNAYWWAGMILMIIGEVCNFVAYAFTDAILVTPLGALSVVITTILSAIFLKERLSLVGKVACFLCIVGSVVIVMNAPQESSVANIEEMQKYVITPGFLSYTGVIIVGSVIVAFFVGPKYGKKNMLVYISICSWIGGLSVVSTQGLGAAIIAWAGGQPEYKQWFLWVLLVFVVGTLLTEIIFLNKALNLFNAAIVTPTYYVYFTSTTIITSAVLFQGFKGTAQSIVTVVLGFLTICSGVVLLQLSKSAKDVPDAAVFNGDLDQIHTIAEQAQPETEPKADAIRGAAAIIRRISNARLRMEAEELRRLHEEKMAESMAPISEDGQPMYEWDGIRRRRTIASSMHTRSTRLSTPIPPSPAPPRTPHPPLGMSHFPTESELAEHERSPGVFSSIAGTIRGRRGHNQHHVLSVSEMDEDEEAQYGTDKIPSPMHPLALKHITLPQQKPDDEAGAYYGPTREHMYFGHANTDTEYRGAESGSAPHFLAPTPPPHGTRRQFSFNRVFRRTPQPSEEERVGLVKEPSADGSERSPDRSAGASHGTSPGGSPDPAAGGGGVGHPPAPAFV; encoded by the exons ATGGACGATGATTTCCTCTTCCCACGAGGCATCGTGCCGGGAGGCGAAGGCTCTGTGCGGCCGGGATACTACAAGGCCATCGGCATTGGCCTGGCGATTGGCTCGGGTCTCTTTATTGGAACGTCCTTTGTGCTCAAAAAGGTCGGCCTGCTAAAGGCAAACACAAAGTACAACGAAGCTGCCGGCGAAGGCTACAGCTACCTCAAAAACGCCTACTGGTGGGCGGGCATGATTCTCATGATCATCGGCGAGGTCTGCAACTTTGTCGCATACGCCTTCACCGACGCCATCCTGGTTACACCGCTTGGTGCGCTCTCCGTcgtcatcaccaccatcctgtctgccatcttcctcaaggAGCGACTCAGCCTGGTCGGCAAAGTGGCATGCTTTCTCTGCATCGTGGGGtccgtcgtcatcgtcatgaACGCGCCGCAGGAATCCTCCGTCGCCAACATTGAAGAGATGCAAAAGTACGTCATCACGCCCGGCTTTTTATCCTACACGGGCGTCATCATTGTCGGATCCGTCATCGTCGCCTTCTTCGTCGGACCAAAATATGGTAAGAAGAATATGCTGGTCtacatctccatctgcagCTGGATTGGAGGCTTGAGTGTCGTGTCGACCCAGGGCCTGggcgccgccatcatcgcatGGGCCGGCGGGCAGCCCGAGTACAAGCAGTGGTTCTTGTGGGTGCTGCTTGTTTTCGTTGTGGGCACTCTGCTTACCGAAATTATCTTCCTCAAC AAAGCTCTCAATCTCTTCAACGCCGCTATTGTTACGCCCACATATTATGTCTATTTTACTAGCACAACCATCATTACGTCTGCAGTCTTATTTCAAGGTTTCAAGGGCACCGCTCAATCCATTGTTACCGTCGTGCTGGGATTCCTTACTATTTGCTCCGGCGTGGTCCTGCTACAGCTCTCCAAGTCTGCCAAGGATGTCCCCGACGCTGCCGTATTCAATGGCGATCTCGACCAGATTCACACCATTGCCGAACAGGCGCAGCCCGAGACGGAACCCAAAGCTGACGCAATCCGAGGCGCAGCTGCTATTATCAGGCGCATTTCCAACGCGCGACTTAGGATGGAAGCCGAGGAGCTCAGGCGTCTTCacgaagagaagatggccgaGAGCATGGCTCCCATCAGCGAAGACGGGCAGCCGATGTACGAGTGGGACGGTATAAGGCGAAGACGAACTATTGCGTCCAGTATGCACACCAGGTCGACTAGGCTTTCAACGCCGATtcccccttctccagcccCGCCGAGAACTCCTCATCCGCCGCTGGGCATGTCCCATTTCCCTACGGAATCAGAGCTCGCAGAACATGAACGCTCTCCCGGTGTCTTCTCCAGCATAGCAGGAACAATCCGTGGCCGTCGGGGCCACAACCAGCATCACGTCCTCAGCGTCAGCGAAatggacgaggatgaagaggcgcAGTATGGTACCGACAAGATTCCCAGTCCGATGCATCCGCTGGCTCTTAAGCATATTACGTTACCCCAGCAGAAGCCTGATGACGAAGCCGGTGCTTACTATGGCCCGACCCGCGAGCACATGTACTTTGGCCACGCAAACACCGACACCGAGTATCGCGGCGCCGAATCCGGCAGCGCCCCCCATTTCCTCGCTCCGACCCCACCACCTCACGGAACACGGCGTCAGTTCTCTTTCAACAGGGTCTTCCGACGGACACCCCAGCCTTCTGAAGAGGAACGCGTAGGGCTTGTCAAGGAACCCAGCGCCGACGGCAGTGAAAGATCACCAGATCGCTCAGCAGGAGCATCTCACGGAACATCGCCTGGAGGGTCGCCTGATCCAGCGgcaggcggaggaggagttGGACACCCTCCAGCCCCAGCTTTTGTCTAG
- a CDS encoding uncharacterized protein (EggNog:ENOG41) gives MGTTYPRVTGHEIVGDVVAVGEDVTRVSVGERVGGPWHGGHDGTCRACQHAQFQFCSNQKVNGVSFDGGYAEYVLLRAEAAVRVPKEVDPAEIAPFLCAGVTVFNGMRKLRVEQGGLVAVNGLGGLGHLAVQYASKMGYEVVAISSGDDKEALAKELGANHYINAKKADAVAELVKLGGADMIVQTAPNPDTISKLVKALGPGGKLLNLCPIGEVPIDTIALVAKGASVHGWPSGHASDSEDAIRFALTHGVRCMIQRYPLEEAQQAVDDLLAGKPRFRNVLVMNQ, from the coding sequence ATGGGCACAACCTACCCGCGCGTCACCGGCCACGAGATTGTCGGCgatgtcgtcgccgtcggtGAAGACGTCACTCGCGTCTCTGTCGGCGAGCGTGTCGGCGGTCCCTGGCACGGCGGCCACGATGGAACCTGCCGTGCCTGCCAGCACGCGCAGTTCCAGTTCTGCAGCAACCAGAAAGTCAACGGCGTCAGCTTTGACGGCGGATATGCCGAGTATGTGCTTCTGCGAGCCGAGGCCGCGGTGCGCGTGCCCAAGGAAGTCGACCCTGCAGAAATTGCTCCCTTCTTGTGTGCTGGCGTGACCGTCTTCAACGGGATGCGCAAGCTGCGTGTTGAGCAAGGAGGCCTGGTGGCGGTGAATGGACTGGGCGGATTGGGCCACTTGGCGGTGCAATACGCCAGCAAGATGGGCTACGAGGTCGTCGCCATCTCGTCCGGAGACGACAAGGaggcgctggccaaggagctgggaGCCAACCACtacatcaacgccaagaaggccgatGCTGTCGCCGAGCTCGTCAAGCTGGGCGGCGCCGACATGATTGTCCAGACGGCGCCCAACCCCGACACCATCAGCAAGCTCGTCAAGGCTCTGGGCCCCGGCGGCAAGCTGCTCAACCTCTGCCCCATTGGAGAGGTTCCCATTGACACGATTGCTCTGGTTGCCAAGGGCGCCAGTGTTCACGGCTGGCCGAGCGGACACGCATCGGACAGCGAGGATGCGATTCGATTTGCACTTACACACGGTGTTCGCTGCATGATTCAGAGATATCCGCTGGAGGAGGCGCAGCAGGCGGTGGACGACTTGCTTGCCGGCAAGCCTCGGTTCAGGAACGTGTTGGTGATGAACCAGTGA
- a CDS encoding uncharacterized protein (EggNog:ENOG41) produces MSVYLISGASTGFGALAARAIAKRGHTVFAGMYSHSGNTKQYEDDLSKYATEHKVDLRAVPLDLLSQDSVDAAVKTVVGSTGRIDAVVHNAGHMCWGPSESFSPKQLLDQYDVNVVGCQRLNQAALPHMRRARSGHLIWVCSSSTYGGKSPMIGPYFAAKAAQDNLAQAYAHELAPWGIETTLVSPGVFTKGTNHFADAAKPAFANIAAEYEDGPTKGMGEDSMTGTMNVCPPDADPSMVADVLAELSDIPRGKKPFRMFADPVMDGSESAALVVDNNKVNFYRRMGMEKYLKVQL; encoded by the coding sequence ATGTCTGTATATCTCATCTCAGGAGCTTCCACTGGCTTCGGAGCTCTGGCAGCCCGTGCCATTGCCAAAAGAGGCCACACCGTCTTCGCGGGCATGTACTCACACAGCGGGAACACCAAACAATATGAAGACGACCTCTCAAAATACGCAACAGAACACAAGGTAGATCTCCGAGCTGTGCCTCTAGATCTTCTGTCTCAAGACTCTGTTGATGCAGCTGTGAAAACCGTCGTCGGATCTACCGGACGGATCGATGCTGTCGTCCACAACGCAGGCCATATGTGCTGGGGCCCTTCTGAAAGCTTTAGCCCAAAGCAATTACTCGATCAATACGATGTCAATGTCGTTGGATGCCAGAGGCTGAATCAAGCAGCACTCCCTCATATGCGCAGGGCGCGCTCCGGACACTTGATTTGggtctgcagcagctcgacgTATGGCGGCAAGTCTCCCATGATTGGACCATATTtcgccgccaaagccgcACAGGATAATCTTGCACAGGCATACGCTCACGAATTGGCGCCTTGGGGGATTGAAACAACTCTAGTGTCCCCCGGCGTCTTTACAAAGGGCACCAACCATTTCGCCGATGCTGCAAAGCCCGCATTTGCAAACATCGCAGCAGAGTATGAGGATGGCCCCACGAAAGGCATGGGGGAAGACTCCATGACAGGCACGATGAATGTGTGTCCGCCTGATGCTGATCCGTCCATGGTGGCTGATGTACTAGCGGAGCTGTCAGACATTCCGAGGGGGAAGAAGCCCTTTAGAATGTTTGCTGATCCTGTCATGGACGGTTCAGAATCGGCTGCTTTGGTGGTTGATAACAACAAAGTCAACTTTTATCGCCGAATGGGAATGGAAAAGTATTTGAAAGTTCAGCTATGA
- a CDS encoding uncharacterized protein (EggNog:ENOG41), translating to MIMQSTNTSQPILSIKKSYKFRTMAEQKALLVTGPGDRIVLGTRHIPTPGPNEVLVKVAIAGLNPHDQLMRDVGFFIGNNVPAPIGIDIVGTVHALGKDVANFKAGDLVFGIGDPFDGDYMGTQEYALMDIDFLGHVPSSITQDEAATLPLNALTMYIALFDASTHGFPSPLTPAGKSFDYKNTPLVILGGGSNCGKFAIQLAKWAGFGTIIAIAGKTKADYLVELGATHIVDRTLTDDQIESEVRNIVGDDLLHVCTAVFAKDQTLGARLLSNSKKGTLVTVTRGTVDESKLGDKKAGYEVRGFLCRPHAEEKREMATLFWKSFPDLIEKGILRPTPYEVIKGLDENKINESLDAYGQSKGPTRPNIHVSGA from the exons ATGATAATGCAATCAACAAACACCTCCCAACCAATCTTGTCAATAAAAAAGTCTTACAAGTTCAGAACAATGGCGGAACAAAAAGCACTATTGGTTACAGGGCCTGGCGATCGAATTGTGCTGGGAACCAGACACATACCTACCCCAGGACCAAATGAAGTCCTAGTGAAGGTAGCAATAGCCGGAT tgaATCCCCATGATCAACTAATGCGTGATGTGGGATTTTTCATCGGTAACAACGTGCCTGCACCCATCGGTATAGATATTGTTGGAACAGTACATGCCCTTGGAAAAGATGTCGCCAACTTCAAAGCTGGCGATTTGGTGTTTGGAATTGGAGACCCTTTTGATGGAGATTACATGGGCACCCAAGAGTACGCACTGATGGATATCGATTTCCTGGGACATGTGCCATCGTCCATCACGCAAGATGAGGCTGCTACCCTGCCTTTGAACGCACTTACAATGTACATTGCTCTTTTCGATGCATCCACGCACGGCTTTCCCTCTCCGTTGACTCCGGCCGGAAAGTCATTCGACTACAAGAATACGCCACTTGTCATCCTCGGAGGCGGCTCCAACTGTGGGAAATTTGCCATTCAGCTTGCCAAATGGGCCGGGTTCGGTACCATTATTGCAATCGCTGGCAAAACAAAAGCCGATTATCTTGTCGAGCTCGGTGCTACACATATAGTTGACAGAACCTTGACCGACGATCAAATCGAGTCCGAGGTACGAAACATTGTGGGAGATGATCTTCTGCATGTTTGCACTGCAGTCTTTGCAAAGGATCAGACACTGGGTGCCCGCCTTCTGTCAAACAGCAAAAAAGGGACTTTAGTTACAGTGACTAGGGGCACAGTCGATGAATCAAAGCTGGGCGATAAAAAGGCTGGGTATGAGGTGCGCGGATTCCTCTGTCGCCCGCATGCAGAGGAGAAGCGTGAGATGGCAACGCTCTTCTGGAAATCTTTCCCAGATCTTATCGAAAAGGGAATTCTCAGGCCAACTCCTTATGAAGTAATCAAGGGCTTGGATGAAAACAAGATCAACGAGAGTCTCGATGCATATGGGCAATCTAAAGGACCGACTAGGCCAAACATTCATGTAAGCGGCGCATAG
- a CDS encoding uncharacterized protein (EggNog:ENOG41), whose product MSPIRVGLIGLTSEPAGLGQGKWGVSAHLASLHPSPHYEIVAVCNSSVESARRSIEFHKLPASVKAYGRAEDLANDPNVELVDVSVEVGKHLLAAKPALLAKKQVFVEWPLGASTAEAEEMLQLAKEANLKTLVGTQLCADPWIAKAKQLVESGAIGRVTSSDVQISSPFGPIDTWTAEAEYYLDFESGGNEFHIFFAHFLSGFTYVLGELASLKSTFAVQNPVVKLVSGKTGEVVNPEKRRTAPDHILVQGALESGAMVSISTRTPPQPIDGHSLRWLITGSEGELELTTSGRGYQVGSNPRTLRVISKDGETRTIAWEQDEPSHIKNVAPPGVNTARLFEAYALDKDCYSDFEKAVKLHKILDRIAKDAGYM is encoded by the exons ATGTCTCCCATTCGTGTTGGTCTCATTGGCCTCACCTCTGAGCCTGCTGGCTTAGGCCAAGGAAAATGGGGAGTGTCAGCACACTTAGCCTCCCTCCATCCTTCTCCCCATTACGAAATCGTAGCTGTGTGCAACTCATCTGTTGAATCAGCTCGCCGGTCAATCGAGTTCCACAAGCTGCCTGCCTCTGTCAAGGCCTATGGCCGTGCCGAGGACTTGGCCAATGACCCCAATGTCGAACTCGTTGACGTGTCAGTTGAGGTTGGGAAGCACCTGCTTGCAGCCAAGCCGGCCTTGTTAGCCAAGAAGCAGGTCTTTGTGGAATGGCCGCTGGGGGCTAGtacagcagaggcagaagagatgCTCCAGCTagcaaaagaagccaacTTGAAGACTTTAGTTGGCACTCAACTTTGCGCAGATCCATGGATTGCAAAGGCCAAGCAACTAGTTGAGAGTGGAGCAATTGGCAGAGTCACCAGTTCTGACGTCCaaatttcttctccttttggACCGATAGATACCTGGACTGCCGAAGCTGAGTATTATTTGGATTTTGAGAGTGGCGGGAACGAATTTCACATCTTCTTTGCTCATT TCTTGAGCGGTTTCACTTATGTACTTGGAGAGCTTGCGAGCCTCAAGTCCACATTCGCTGTCCAAAACCCAGTGGTGAAACTAGTCAGCGGCAAAACCGGCGAAGTAGTCAACCCAGAAAAACGCAGAACAGCCCCTGACCACATATTGGTTCAAGGAGCGCTGGAAAGCGGTGCGATGGTCAGCATTAGCACGCGTACACCGCCGCAGCCGATTGACGGGCACAGTTTGCGATGGCTCATTACCGGCTCAGAGGGAGAGTTGGAGCTTACAACGAGTGGTAGAGGGTATCAAGTTGGCTCTAATCCAAGAACCCTGCGAGTTATTTCAAAAGACGGAGAAACCCGAACGATTGCTTGGGAACAGGATGAGCCGAGTCATATCAAGAACGTCGCTCCGCCCGGTGTCAACACGGCAAGACTGTTTGAAGCTTATGCGCTGGATAAGGATTGCTATTCGGATTTTGAGAAAGCTGTGAAGCTCCATAAAATTTTGGATAGAATTGCAAAAGATGCAGGTTATATGTAG
- a CDS encoding uncharacterized protein (EggNog:ENOG41) — MSRRYETLATTPAPFACLACRDSKRRCDRSIPQCKGCIQKRIVCDYPYRRKKRERKRPSNNSAISPISGLLTDRSPGSGSAENSQASPGYYESLHLAPLHPTGANFLTERFLDPEGFRSAQLKVPELDVDYLITKDVSDFVGDVANIKAISDKFFDSVHEWMPIVSKIQFLANLVSSLTHKRAELFFLILAMKLVCEPGSSSRTPLYQVTKRLQHQIGNSGVLSLRVVQASVLIIIYELGNGIYPSAFLSIASAARYASAVDLDKSILYREISGISWPELEERRRAWWSLLVLDRYLNLSDPSRHLVTPDPHIENWLPVDDATFNDGTSRPEDAFTLASANALNLGRFARFAQAAQLLGQVLHHVAVKSPESETAQLRRTIFSLVNVSTLEAEFRRLEFCSQSSVCYCGILLLDCSQRERELNSPIISLDHLSVESSLISQTVLQISLYITQLTEQEIHARASPFLLHMMYRVAMLYLKASRASPSESLTDKLHLIKQGLEILGRRYHAAHSYISLLSRQEIMQAMQ, encoded by the exons ATGAGCCGCCGGTACGAAACTCTGGCGACTACTCCGGCGCCCTTTGCGTGCCTGGCCTGCCGGGATTCTAAGCGCCGATGCGATCGCTCCATTCCGCAGTGCAAAGGCTGCATCCA GAAACGAATTGTGTGCGACTATCCGTACCGCCGTAAGAAGCGAGAGCGAAAGCGACCATCCAACAATTCTGCAATCTCTCCCATTTCAGGTCTTCTCACAGACCGTTCTCCGGGTTCCGGCTCAGCGGAAAACTCTCAAGCAAGCCCGGGCTATTATGaaagcctccatctcgcgcCTTTGCATCCAACCGGTGCCAATTTCCTCACCGAGCGGTTCCTGGACCCTGAAGGCTTCCGCAGCGCCCAGCTGAAAGTGCCCGAGTTGGATGTGGATTACCTAATTACAAAGGATGTATCTGACTTTGTTGGCGATGTTGCAAACATCAAAGCCATATCGGACAAGTTCTTTGATTCTGTCCACGAGTGGATGCCGATTGTATCCAAGATCCAGTTTCTGGCCAACTTGGTCAGCTCCTTGACTCACAAGCGCGCCGAGCTCtttttcctcatcctcgctaTGAAACTGGTTTGCGAGCCAGGTTCAAGTTCAAGAACACCGCTTTATCAAGTAACGAAGCGGTTACAACATCAAATTGGAAATTCTGGAGTTTTATCTCTTCGAGTAGTTCAAGCGTCGGTCCTCATTATCATCTACGAACTGGGCAATGGTATATATCCATCGGCTTTTTTATCCATTGCTAGTGCTGCTCGATATGCAAGTGCGGTTGATCTCGACAAGTCGATTCTGTATCGCGAAATTAGCGGCATCTCATGGCCGGAGTTGGAGGAACGTCGTCGAGCTTGGTGGTCACTGCTTGTCCTGGATAG GTACCTGAACTTGTCCGATCCGAGTCGCCACCTGGTGACTCCTGACCCGCACATAGAGAATTGGCTTCCAGTTGATGATGCAACATTCAATGATGGG ACATCCCGGCCTGAAGATGCATTTACTTTGGCTTCGGCTAATGCTCTCAATCTCGGCCGATTTGCTCGCTTTGCGCAAGCTGCCCAATTACTCGGCCAGGTTTTACATCACGTTGCTGTAAAGTCCCCAGAGAGCGAAACCGCACAGTTGAGACGGACAATCTTCTCACTGGTTAATGTTTCCACCTTGGAAGCGGAATTCAGACGGCTAGAATTCTGCTCACAATCATCTGTGTGCTATTG TGGAATACTTTTGCTCGATTGCTCTCAACGGGAAAGAGAGTTGAACTCTCCCATCATATCCCTCGACCACCTGTCTGTGGAGAGCAGCCTGATATCGCAGACAGTTTTGCAAATATCCTTGTACATCACGCAACTAACTGAACAAGAAATACATGCTCGCGCGTCTCCATTCCTCCTGCATATGATGTATAGGGTGGCCATGCTCTACTTGAAGGCTTCGAGAGCTAGTCCTAGCGAGTCTCTTACTGATAAGCTGCACCTTATCAAGCAAGGGCTTGAGATTCTCGGACGCCGATATCACGCCGCTC ACTCATACATCTCTCTATTATCCCGGCAAGAAATAATGCAAGCCATGCAGTAA
- a CDS encoding uncharacterized protein (EggNog:ENOG41), whose protein sequence is MAPKPLKIAVIPGDGIGKEVMPAGVACLESLSKIYNIPMQFEWFDFASCDYYQKHGDMMPADWKEKLLQFDAIYFGAVGMPDIVPDDVSLWGSLIKFRREFDQYINLRPCRLMPGVPCPLANRKPGDIDFWIVRENTEGEYSSIGGKMFEGTDREVVIQETVMTRTGVDRVLRYAFDLAQSRPRKKLTSATKSNGISITMPYWDSRVQDMATKYPDVSVDKYHIDILTAHFVQRPNIFDVVVGSNLFGDILSDLGPACTGTIGIAPSANINPDGKFPSLFEPVHGSAPDIAGKGVANPVGMIWAGQMLLQHFGHKEAADELLRAIETVMARAEVNVLTPDVGGKGTTNGFGEAILNEILARANASKA, encoded by the coding sequence ATGGCGCCCAAGCCTCTCAAGATCGCAGTCATCCCAGGCGATGGCATCGGCAAGGAAGTGATGCCAGCAGGCGTGGCATGCTTGGAATCTCTCTCCAAAATTTACAATATTCCGATGCAATTTGAGTGGTTCGACTTTGCGAGCTGTGATTACTACCAGAAGCATGGCGACATGATGCCTGCCGACTGGAAGGAAAAGCTGCTTCAGTTCGACGCCATCTACTTTGGCGCCGTGGGCATGCCCGATATCGTGCCAGACGACGTCTCACTGTGGGGGAGCCTGATCAAGTTCCGTCGCGAATTTGATCAGTACATCAACCTTCGGCCATGCCGCTTGATGCCGGGAGTGCCATGCCCTTTAGCCAACCGCAAGCCGGGCGACATTGACTTTTGGATTGTGCGGGAGAACACCGAAGGAGAGTACAGCAGCATTGGAGGAAAGATGTTTGAGGGAACGGACCGCGAGGTTGTCATTCAAGAGACGGTGATGACGCGAACGGGGGTTGATCGCGTGCTTCGATATGCCTTTGATCTTGCACAAAGTCGGCCGCGCAAGAAGCTGACCAGCGCGACAAAGAGCAATGGAATCAGCATTACCATGCCTTACTGGGACTCTAGGGTACAGGATATGGCCACCAAGTACCCAGATGTCAGCGTCGACAAGTATCACATCGACATCTTGACGGCTCATTTTGTGCAACGGCCCAACATATTCGACGTGGTAGTCGGCAGCAATCTATTCGGCGACATTCTATCTGATCTGGGCCCAGCTTGCACAGGCACCATCGGAATTGCCCCATCGGCAAACATCAACCCCGATGGCAAATTCCCGAGTCTCTTTGAGCCCGTCCACGGCAGCGCTCCGGACATTGCTGGAAAGGGCGTCGCAAATCCGGTGGGCATGATTTGGGCCGGCCAGATGCTGTTGCAGCACTTTGGGCATAAAGAGGCTGCAGATGAGCTACTTCGGGCGATTGAGACTGTCATGGCTCGCGCCGAAGTAAATGTGCTTACGCCGGACGTTGGCGGTAAAGGGACGACGAATGGGTTTGGAGAGGCAATTCTGAATGAGATTTTGGCGAGGGCAAACGCTTCAAAGGCATAG
- a CDS encoding uncharacterized protein (EggNog:ENOG41~MEROPS:MER0031617) codes for MHLAAMFDGFDTFAITTQAEPPVSIFGVRSGDASSAKRPPLLLLHGFPQSHHIWHQVAMQLRDKYNIVIIDLRGYGNSSKPEDVSQYAKSFMARDCIKVMDELDITGPFFICAHDRGARVAHKLCVDYPDRVRKAIFLDICPTLAMYTVKNPNFAKMYWHWYFLIQPSPLPETLISASSRQFAELFMGGRQASGLAIFDKESLGHYVSHLGDPETIHSMCQDYRASANLDLDEAREDIKLGRLIKNPLRVLWARHGVIGKHFHAIQEWKAVSDAEVDGHDVDSGHYLPENVPDEVVSNILEFLQ; via the coding sequence ATGCACTTGGCCGCCATGTTTGACGGATTCGACACATTCGCCATAACAACGCAGGCTGAGCCGCCTGTCTCAATCTTCGGCGTTAGAAGCGGCGATGCCTCGTCAGCGAAGCGCCCACCGTTACTACTCCTTCACGGCTTTCCCCAAAGCCACCATATATGGCACCAAGTTGCAATGCAATTAAGAGACAAATACAACATTGTCATTATCGACTTGCGGGGATATGGAAATTCGTCTAAACCGGAAGATGTATCGCAGTATGCAAAGAGTTTCATGGCTCGGGACTGTATAAAAGTGATGGATGAGCTTGACATCACTGGTCCATTCTTCATCTGCGCTCATGATCGCGGCGCAAGAGTGGCGCATAAGCTGTGTGTTGATTACCCGGATCGTGTGCGGAAGGCTATATTCCTCGATATATGTCCTACTCTTGCAATGTATACGGTGAAAAATCCGAACTTTGCAAAGATGTACTGGCACTGGTATTTTTTGATTCAACCATCGCCACTGCCTGAGACACTCATATCCGCAAGTTCTCGGCAGTTCGCGGAATTGTTCATGGGAGGACGGCAAGCGAGTGGACTTGCAATATTTGATAAAGAGAGTCTAGGTCACTACGTTTCTCATCTCGGAGATCCAGAGACGATACATTCAATGTGTCAAGACTATCGAGCGAGCGCTAACTTGGACCTGGACGAGGCACGAGAGGATATCAAGCTGGGGAGGTTGATCAAAAACCCGTTGAGGGTTTTATGGGCTAGGCATGGAGTGATTGGAAAGCATTTTCATGCGATCCAGGAGTGGAAGGCTGTAAGCGATGCTGAGGTTGATGGACATGATGTTGATTCTGGACATTATCTTCCGGAGAATGTGCCAGATGAGGTCGTATCTAACATTTTGGAGTTTTTACAATGA